A stretch of Blautia liquoris DNA encodes these proteins:
- a CDS encoding ABC transporter substrate-binding protein — MKKSKYILSLGLGVLMSAMLLTGCGGSNDGKDSKGGKASAKKEKITIGIWSEEQKPTTQALIDAYKKEHKDIDISIQLTPYKGGEYWTKLEASATGGTAPDVFWMNTLHAQDYKEGGILADLTDYIKKSDLDLEKDFPEALVENYTFDDAVYAIPKDFDTSGLFYNKDFFDKANLEYPTDDWTWDDFVSAARKLKEAGLDEGTYALAAPLDFQTDYYPTVYAKGGWILNDDKTETGYNDPKTQEGIQMWIDLIDEELSPSLATMTDTSADAMFEAGKIGMLMGGSYMLVEYQANDAINNKIDVVEFPEVDGVEPNVINGLGYSVFEGSKNKDAAADFAIWLGGAEAMKIQGEKGAVISARNDAQKYFAEANKDLNLAAFTNHADVANPLPVCKSSAELYDLEANELKWAYSGEKTLQEACSSLKEKADEVLDKMNK; from the coding sequence ATGAAAAAATCGAAATATATTTTATCTTTGGGGCTTGGTGTTCTTATGAGTGCCATGTTACTGACTGGATGTGGCGGCAGTAATGACGGCAAGGACAGCAAAGGCGGCAAGGCATCCGCAAAGAAAGAGAAGATTACCATTGGAATCTGGAGCGAAGAGCAAAAACCTACAACTCAGGCATTGATTGACGCATACAAAAAGGAACATAAAGATATAGATATTTCCATTCAGCTGACTCCCTATAAGGGTGGAGAGTATTGGACGAAACTTGAGGCTTCTGCGACAGGTGGTACTGCACCGGATGTATTCTGGATGAATACTTTACACGCACAAGATTACAAAGAGGGCGGAATTCTCGCAGACCTTACAGATTATATTAAAAAGTCTGATCTGGATCTGGAAAAAGACTTCCCGGAAGCATTAGTTGAAAATTATACATTTGACGATGCTGTCTATGCAATTCCAAAAGACTTTGACACTAGTGGTTTGTTCTATAACAAGGATTTCTTCGACAAGGCCAATCTGGAGTATCCTACAGACGACTGGACATGGGATGATTTTGTAAGCGCAGCAAGAAAGTTGAAAGAAGCAGGACTGGACGAGGGTACTTATGCACTAGCCGCACCTCTTGACTTCCAGACCGACTATTATCCCACCGTTTATGCCAAAGGCGGATGGATCTTAAATGACGATAAAACAGAGACCGGTTATAACGATCCGAAGACACAAGAAGGCATTCAGATGTGGATTGATCTGATTGACGAAGAGTTGTCACCAAGTCTTGCCACAATGACAGATACATCGGCGGATGCGATGTTTGAGGCAGGTAAGATCGGCATGCTGATGGGCGGGTCCTATATGTTGGTAGAATATCAGGCAAACGATGCAATCAATAACAAGATTGATGTCGTTGAATTTCCCGAAGTGGACGGTGTGGAGCCAAATGTGATCAATGGACTTGGCTACTCTGTATTCGAGGGCAGCAAGAATAAAGATGCAGCTGCAGATTTTGCCATCTGGCTTGGCGGAGCAGAAGCGATGAAGATCCAGGGAGAAAAAGGTGCCGTAATTTCTGCAAGAAATGATGCACAAAAGTACTTCGCCGAGGCAAATAAAGACTTAAATCTTGCAGCATTTACCAATCATGCAGATGTGGCGAATCCCCTTCCCGTATGCAAGTCTTCCGCAGAACTTTACGATCTGGAGGCAAATGAATTAAAGTGGGCTTACAGTGGGGAAAAGACACTGCAGGAAGCATGCAGCAGCTTAAAAGAAAAGGCAGATGAGGTACTTGACAAAATGAATAAGTAA